Proteins from one Chanodichthys erythropterus isolate Z2021 chromosome 15, ASM2448905v1, whole genome shotgun sequence genomic window:
- the LOC137002223 gene encoding gastrula zinc finger protein XlCGF57.1-like, with product MEFEEEICRIKDEETEEQTDLMEGNGNKPPYFKNEDGNAVVLKTEEDQAAKSVIQESFTCSECGKSYTCKPALNRHLIIHTGVKPFTCTQCGKSFTYKPDLKRHERIHTGETLLTCTQCGKTFIRKENLIKHMRFHTGEKLFTCTECGNSFIYKNQLNAHMRIHTGEKPFTCTQCGKSFGFKSTLQKHLHTHTGVRLFSCNQCDKTFVLAVHLKAHLKVHAGVKPYACFFCEMSFLEPHLLKKHERVHTGVRPYVCSYCGKSYTSSSALNSHQKVHTGERPYECSYCGKRFFYPQILTEHERVHTGEKPYKCSYCRKCFAQSGNLKKHERVHTGSKPYQCSSCGKNFNQISHLKNHKQKCCPELPASQIIHSQDIQIKQKLEFVSID from the exons ATGGAGTTTGAGGAAGAAATCTGCAGAATTAAAGATGAAGAGAcagaggaacaaacag ACTTGATGGAAGGGAATGGAAACAAACCTCcttatttcaaaaatgaagaTGGAAATGCAGTCGTTTTAAAGACTGAAGAGGATCAAGCTGCAAAATCTGTAATCCAAGAATCATTCACCTGCtctgagtgtggaaagagttacaCATGTAAACCAGCCCTAAACAGACACCTGATAATTCACACTGGAGTAAAACCGtttacatgcactcagtgtggaaagagtttcacttaCAAACCAGACCTTAAGAGACAcgagagaattcacactggcgAAACTCTGCtcacatgcactcagtgtggaaagacttTCATTCGTAAAGAAAACCTAATTAAACACATGAGatttcacactggagaaaagctgTTCACCTGCACTGAGTGTGGAAACAGTTTCATATATAAAAATCAACTAAATgcacacatgagaattcacacggGAGAAAAACCGTTCACATGCACTCAGTGCGGAAAGAGTTTTGGATTCAAAAGCACTCTCCAAAAACACCTGCACACTCACACTGGAGTGAGGTTGTTCAGCTGTAATCAGTGtgataaaacatttgttttggcagtGCATTTAAAAGCGCACCTTAAAGTTCATGCTGGTGTGAAACCGTACgcttgttttttttgtgaaatgagTTTTTTAGAACCACACTTATTAAAAAAGCACGAGCGTGTACATACTGGTGTGAGACCTTATGTATGCTCTTATTGTGGGAAGAGCTACACTTCATCCAGTGCCTTAAATTCACATCAGAAAGTTCATACCGGAGAGAGACCATACGAGTGTTCATACTGTGGAAAGCGTTTCTTTTACCCACAAATCTTGACAGAACATGAGAGAGTCCATACTGGCGAGAAACCGTACAAGTGCTCATACTGTAGAAAGTGTTTTGCTCAGTCTGGAAACCTGAAAAAACATGAGAGAGTTCATACTGGAAGTAAGCCGTATCAGTGCTCTTCATGTGGGAAAAATTTCAATCAAATATCTCATCTTAAGAACCATAAGCAAAAGTGTTGTCCAGAGCTGCCTGCATCACAAATAATACATTCACAAGACATTCAGATAAAACAAAAGCTGGAATTTGTTTCCATAGATTGA
- the LOC137037624 gene encoding interferon-inducible GTPase 5-like — protein sequence MDFIEEYDVISLEELEDIKESISTQDLPSAIHTIKEYLKKQDLVELNIGVTGESGSGKSTFVNAFRGLGDEEEGSAKTGPVETTMEPQDYLHPKYKNVKVWDLPGIGTPNFKADEYLDLVEFDRYDFFIIIASDRFRECHTQLAKEIMRMGKKFYFVRSKIDTSIDAEKRKKSFDQEKTLDIIREDCENGLKKIRIEDPVVFLISNFELGKYDLNLLQERMEKELPQHKRHVLILALPNITLEINEKKKKALEANIGKVALLSALVATVPLPGLSYAVDLVILKKEIETYYNIFGLDDPSLQKLCDKSGKTIEEMKSRMKSPLRFGIDKASIFSLLGAASVFVAENAVEYVASLIPLLGTVVAGGMSYMTVSRMLKRALNDIAEDARDVLISSVGTAV from the exons ATGGATTTTATTGAAGAATATGATGTGATATCTCTGGAGGAGCTGGAGGATATTAAAGAATCCATATCTACTCAGGATCTTCCATCAGCAATACACACAATCAAAGAATACCTCAAAAAGCAAGATCTTGTAGAACTTAACATTGGTGTGACAGGAGAGTCAGGTTCTGGAAAGTCCACGTTTGTCAATGCATTCAGGGGTTTAGGGGATGAAGAAGAGGGCTCTGCTAAAACCGGCCCAGTAGAAACCACTATGGAGCCTCAAGATTACCTTCACCctaaatacaaaaatgtaaaagtgtgGGATCTTCCTGGCATTGGAACACCAAACTTCAAAGCTGATGAGTATCTTGATCTGGTTGAGTTTGACCGCTATGATTTTTTCATCATCATTGCTTCGGATCGGTTCAGAGAATGCCACACTCAGCTGGCCAAAGAGATCATGAGAATgggaaaaaagttttattttgttcGCTCAAAGATTGACACAAGCATTGATGCTGAGAAGAGAAAGAAGAGCTTTGACCAGGAAAAAACACTGGATATAATCCGAGAGGATTGTGAAAATG GTCTGAAAAAGATCAGGATAGAGGATCCTGTCGTGTTCCTGATCTCTAACTTTGAGCTCggaaaatatgatttaaatCTGCTGCAGGAGAGGATGGAGAAAGAGCTTCCACAGCATAAAAGACATGTGTTGATATTGGCTTTGCCAAACATTACACTGGAGATTAATGAGAAAAAGAAGAAAGCTCTAGAAGCAAATATTGGAAAAGTAGCCTTGCTGTCTGCTTTGGTGGCTACAGTTCCTCTCCCCGGTCTTTCATATGCTGTGGATTTAGTTATTCTCAAAAAAGAGATTGAAACGTACTACAATATTTTTGGTCTGGATGATCCATCCTTACAGAAGCTCTGTGATAAATCAGGGAAGACCATTGAGGAAATGAAGAGTCGGATGAAGTCACCTCTGCGTTTTGGTATAGACAAAGCTTCAATATTTTCTTTACTGGGTGCTGCATCCGTGTTTGTGGCTGAAAATGCAGTTGAGTATGTTGCTAGCCTCATACCCCTTCTTGGCACTGTGGTGGCAGGAGGAATGTCATATATGACGGTCTCAAGAATGCTGAAAAGAGCTCTGAATGACATAGCAGAAGACGCCAGAGATGTGCTAATTTCTTCAGTGGGAACTGCTGTGTAA
- the LOC137002027 gene encoding uncharacterized protein isoform X1, which translates to MPPKRLRCFVVGCKNEHSSHYLLPTSEPLKTQWSNFVFEGNAPPGLPKYVYVCANHFTPDSFLNKGQYKAGFAKKLYLKNGSVPSIRDAASAPETSASEELTKMHHVACQTDTPQLCTVGTQLSIKTLRPHYKSTGTQTNMSWTDIGLGSSQTLLSSTPTKKPIKRPRLELEEEEEDPFGGSSRAKVEQPSDSIYDPADSVTTLTEPTDVTMGSSKSAHKTATYIVYENCLLELFEQCPVCQRVSDVRTRRVGTFLSLEQRCPHCEFFRKWNSQPILGSTPAGNLQLSVAVYATGASFFKLEKIFRAMQLKIMHYDTFRQHARRYIEPAIVHSWKTAQDGMLQQLSQQQNIVLVGDLRADSPGHSAKFGSYSVMDLGTSNIIDLQLVQSNEVGGSNYMEKEGLKRSLDLLRAHGVTFDSIVTDRHPQVQKFLQEANITHYYDVWHIEKGLSKKLLKISQSKDCEKLQKWLCSIKNHIYWTAASSSSAQERVAKWTSILNHVQDIHTHEDPVFPQCLHPQRTSRDKSKWLRAGTPAFCRLEKVLTNKGILKDVQKLSPHHQTSSMEAFHSVILRFVPKNVVFSFLGMLCRLYLAALHFNENAGCPQATTAAGEPQFKVNFPKYKKGQCTAKPVKADPTFHYVENLLNLIFEKVVIDPTPYVDEVLQICIPEDLTAQFQKPDKLDVIASYV; encoded by the exons ATGCCTCCTAAGCGACTGAGGTGTTTTGTTGTTGGCTGTAAGAATGAACATAGCAGCCATTATTTACTCCCGACATCTGAGCCGCTGAAGACGCAGTGGAGTAACTTTGTTTTTGAAGGGAATGCGCCCCCGGGTCTACCTAAATATGTTTATGTTTGCGCAAATCACTTTACACCAGACAGCTTTCTGAACAAGGGACAGTACAAGGCAGGTTTTGCTAAAAAGTTGTACCTGAAGAATGGATCGGTACCATCCATACGTGATGCAGCTTCAGCTCCAGAA ACAAGCGCATCTGAAGAATTGACTAAGATGCATCATGTGGCCTGCCAGACGGACACACCACAACTGTGCACAGTTGGCACCCAGCTGTCAATAAAAACTCTACGTCCTCACTACAAAAGCACAG GCACACAGACAAATATGTCATGGACTGATATTGGTCTTGGCTCCTCACAAACACTGCTGTCATCAACACCAACAAAGAAGCCAATTAAGAGACCACGTTTGGAGctggaggaggaagaggaggaccCTTTTGGAGGCAGCTCAAGAGCGAAAGTCGAACAGCCATCGGATTCTATATATGATCCTGCAGACTCTGTCACAACTTTGACTGAGCCAACAGATGTGAC AATGGGATCTTCCAAGTCGGCTCATAAGACAGCAACATATATTGTTTATGAAAACTGCCTTCTGGAGCTCTTTGAGCAGTGCCCTGTGTGTCAGCGAGTTTCAGATGTGCGGACAAGACGGGTTGGCACATTCCTCTCTTTGGAACAACGGTGCCCACACTGTGAGTTCTTTAGAAAATGGAATAGTCAGCCAATTCTTGGAAGCACTCCTGCAGGGAACCTCCAGCTTTCGGTTGCAGTTTATGCCACTGGTGCATCTTTCTTCAAACTTGAAAAG ATCTTTCGGGCAATGCAACTAAAGATTATGCACTATGACACCTTTCGACAACATGCCCGGAGGTACATAGAACCGGCAATTGTACATAGCTGGAAGACGGCACAGGATGGCATGTTGCAGCAGCTCAGCCAACAACAGAACATTGTCCTAGTAGGTGACTTGAGGGCTGACTCACCAG GTCATTCTGCCAAGTTTGGAAGTTACTCTGTGATGGACCTAGGGACCAGCAATATTATTGATCTGCAGCTAGTTCAA AGTAATGAAGTCGGAGGGAGCAACTATATGGAGAAAGAGGGTCTAAAGAGGAGCCTTGATCTCTTGAGGGCACACGGTGTGACTTTCGATAGTATTGTCACAGACCGGCACCCTCAAGTACAGAAATTTCTGCAGGAGGCCAACATCACGCATTATTACGATGTATGGCACATCGAAAAAG GACTGTCCAAGAAACTGCTGAAGATTTCTCAGAGCAAAGATTGTGAGAAACTGCAAAAGTGGCTTTGCAGTATCAAAAACCATATATATTGGACAGCAGCTTCTTCGTCGTCCGCGCAAGAGCGAGTGGCAAAGTGGACTTCAATTCTTAATCACGTACAAGACATTCACACACATGAAGATCCTGTTTTTCCACAGTGTTTACATCCACAACGCACTTCAAGGGATAAGAGCAAGTGGTTGAGAGCTG GAACACCTGCATTCTGTAGATTAGAGAAGGTGCTCACAAACAAGGGGATTCTGAAGGATGTTCAGAAGCTGAGCCCTCACCATCAGACCTCGTCAATGGAGGCATTCCATAGTGTAATTCTACGTTTTGTGCCCAAGAATGTTGTCTTTAGTTTTCTTGGAATGTTATGCAG ACTCTACCTAGCAGCCcttcattttaatgaaaatgctGGCTGCCCCCAAGCAACAACAGCAGCTGGTGAACCACAATTTAAGGTCAACTTTCCAAAGTACAAGAAAGGACAATGCACTGCAAAGCCAGTGAAAGCAGATCCAACCTTCC actatGTGGAAAACCTGTTGAACCTTATCTTTGAGAAAGTTGTCATAGACCCAACACCATATGTGGATGAGGTGCTGCAGATCTGCATACCTGAGGATCTCACAGCCCAGTTTCAGAAACCAGACAAGCTGGATGTGATAGCCAGCTATGTTTAA
- the LOC137002027 gene encoding uncharacterized protein isoform X2, whose amino-acid sequence MHHVACQTDTPQLCTVGTQLSIKTLRPHYKSTGTQTNMSWTDIGLGSSQTLLSSTPTKKPIKRPRLELEEEEEDPFGGSSRAKVEQPSDSIYDPADSVTTLTEPTDVTMGSSKSAHKTATYIVYENCLLELFEQCPVCQRVSDVRTRRVGTFLSLEQRCPHCEFFRKWNSQPILGSTPAGNLQLSVAVYATGASFFKLEKIFRAMQLKIMHYDTFRQHARRYIEPAIVHSWKTAQDGMLQQLSQQQNIVLVGDLRADSPGHSAKFGSYSVMDLGTSNIIDLQLVQSNEVGGSNYMEKEGLKRSLDLLRAHGVTFDSIVTDRHPQVQKFLQEANITHYYDVWHIEKGLSKKLLKISQSKDCEKLQKWLCSIKNHIYWTAASSSSAQERVAKWTSILNHVQDIHTHEDPVFPQCLHPQRTSRDKSKWLRAGTPAFCRLEKVLTNKGILKDVQKLSPHHQTSSMEAFHSVILRFVPKNVVFSFLGMLCRLYLAALHFNENAGCPQATTAAGEPQFKVNFPKYKKGQCTAKPVKADPTFHYVENLLNLIFEKVVIDPTPYVDEVLQICIPEDLTAQFQKPDKLDVIASYV is encoded by the exons ATGCATCATGTGGCCTGCCAGACGGACACACCACAACTGTGCACAGTTGGCACCCAGCTGTCAATAAAAACTCTACGTCCTCACTACAAAAGCACAG GCACACAGACAAATATGTCATGGACTGATATTGGTCTTGGCTCCTCACAAACACTGCTGTCATCAACACCAACAAAGAAGCCAATTAAGAGACCACGTTTGGAGctggaggaggaagaggaggaccCTTTTGGAGGCAGCTCAAGAGCGAAAGTCGAACAGCCATCGGATTCTATATATGATCCTGCAGACTCTGTCACAACTTTGACTGAGCCAACAGATGTGAC AATGGGATCTTCCAAGTCGGCTCATAAGACAGCAACATATATTGTTTATGAAAACTGCCTTCTGGAGCTCTTTGAGCAGTGCCCTGTGTGTCAGCGAGTTTCAGATGTGCGGACAAGACGGGTTGGCACATTCCTCTCTTTGGAACAACGGTGCCCACACTGTGAGTTCTTTAGAAAATGGAATAGTCAGCCAATTCTTGGAAGCACTCCTGCAGGGAACCTCCAGCTTTCGGTTGCAGTTTATGCCACTGGTGCATCTTTCTTCAAACTTGAAAAG ATCTTTCGGGCAATGCAACTAAAGATTATGCACTATGACACCTTTCGACAACATGCCCGGAGGTACATAGAACCGGCAATTGTACATAGCTGGAAGACGGCACAGGATGGCATGTTGCAGCAGCTCAGCCAACAACAGAACATTGTCCTAGTAGGTGACTTGAGGGCTGACTCACCAG GTCATTCTGCCAAGTTTGGAAGTTACTCTGTGATGGACCTAGGGACCAGCAATATTATTGATCTGCAGCTAGTTCAA AGTAATGAAGTCGGAGGGAGCAACTATATGGAGAAAGAGGGTCTAAAGAGGAGCCTTGATCTCTTGAGGGCACACGGTGTGACTTTCGATAGTATTGTCACAGACCGGCACCCTCAAGTACAGAAATTTCTGCAGGAGGCCAACATCACGCATTATTACGATGTATGGCACATCGAAAAAG GACTGTCCAAGAAACTGCTGAAGATTTCTCAGAGCAAAGATTGTGAGAAACTGCAAAAGTGGCTTTGCAGTATCAAAAACCATATATATTGGACAGCAGCTTCTTCGTCGTCCGCGCAAGAGCGAGTGGCAAAGTGGACTTCAATTCTTAATCACGTACAAGACATTCACACACATGAAGATCCTGTTTTTCCACAGTGTTTACATCCACAACGCACTTCAAGGGATAAGAGCAAGTGGTTGAGAGCTG GAACACCTGCATTCTGTAGATTAGAGAAGGTGCTCACAAACAAGGGGATTCTGAAGGATGTTCAGAAGCTGAGCCCTCACCATCAGACCTCGTCAATGGAGGCATTCCATAGTGTAATTCTACGTTTTGTGCCCAAGAATGTTGTCTTTAGTTTTCTTGGAATGTTATGCAG ACTCTACCTAGCAGCCcttcattttaatgaaaatgctGGCTGCCCCCAAGCAACAACAGCAGCTGGTGAACCACAATTTAAGGTCAACTTTCCAAAGTACAAGAAAGGACAATGCACTGCAAAGCCAGTGAAAGCAGATCCAACCTTCC actatGTGGAAAACCTGTTGAACCTTATCTTTGAGAAAGTTGTCATAGACCCAACACCATATGTGGATGAGGTGCTGCAGATCTGCATACCTGAGGATCTCACAGCCCAGTTTCAGAAACCAGACAAGCTGGATGTGATAGCCAGCTATGTTTAA